A stretch of DNA from Saccharomycodes ludwigii strain NBRC 1722 chromosome I, whole genome shotgun sequence:
atatatacatacatatatatatagctGACTcacttttaatttgttaattTGCTTTCAAAATAGACGCgaatttgttatttgaCTTTTGTAGACATCTGTTACAAGATCAAGTTTcttaaataaagaaacaatattatttatcgataaaaactacaaaaattgaacataaaatgtgaaaaaaaaaaaaaaaaaaggaaaaaaaaaaaaaataaaattaccCAAAGAAGAATATTTAATCTAAACGTTTTTAAATGGCAACCAAATTAGTGTCTTAGTAATGATTCTAGGCTTTTATACATAGACATATAGAGGAGAAAGgttgaaattttaaataattcaagTAATTTTtcgattattttttttttttttttaatattatctttaCCTTATACATCCAGCcagtttttgttattttatttttagtacccttctcctttttaattttttttttttcatcatttcATGCagttgttattaattttattttttgaaacagtattttaatttttggcgtttattttttttatttttttttttttatcttgctctttttttattaatatttttttattccacgaaaaaaacaataaaaaagctataataataataattgaaaattcTAGATATTATCAacacgaaaaaaaaaaaagttcagcatctaaaaaaaagtttcacAAATTTTGGAcggtttatttttttttctagcattttttttcaaaaaaaaagttttattggGAACTCTTTGAAAAACGCTTTAAGTCAAAATAGGCtataatttcatttttttttttttttttttttgtcttaaTTGGTgtgtaaaataatatataaatacattAGTCTAACTAAATAAGAATCAGTTCTGATGCTACAGTCGTCCTAATTATTATCACCTCATTAATACAATgggggtttttttttttcaatattttattaaatcaaCTTATCTTGACTGAACAACTTGTTGACCCAGTCAAAAGGAGAAAATTCAGTAAATTACACAGTATTTTCTTTACAAGATTCCTCTTTCATATTCTTAATCTATTTAACACAATCAGCCATctcttttataataaagagGCAAcggttttaaaaaaaaaaaatgtcaaaAATAGTCATCCTATCCTTAACGACGAAAAAGACAAGAGTTTCTTAAGGTTTCGGACATTAATGCTATAACCGGAACCATCCGGTATGTAACTAAAGGGGAATGgagtggaaaaaaaaaaaaaaaaattatggtcctgaaaaatattttctcaAAGGCATAACTACCATTTGTCCAAcgttataatatttctgACGTATTTCCACATCCCGTCTAGATGTATTTTCTCCATTTAGACATCGGCGGCTAAGATGTctgtcaaaaaaaaaaaaaaaaaaaaaaaattctgcAACATATCTTTACGATATAAATACAGTAGTATGTtctatttaataaaatctttCCTCTAtctcttcttttctcttgaatatgctttatttttattcttaaaTATTCATCCTATTAATACTATATGGAtggaaataatatataattactAACACAAAAACATCCACCCATCTATACagctatatatatatatatatatatatatataaagagaaagaaaaagagaatgTCTACATTACAACAAACAAAACCGCAAACCAAAACTTCAATTACCGTTGAACAATCTCAAAAATTGCTACAAACATTACTAACAATGTCATTTGGGTGTTTAGCATATTTAAGAGGATTATTTCCAGATGATAATTTTGTAgatcaaaaatttatacCTGAAAAAATATCCGCTGTTTACAAAGATGGTactaaaaaacaaatgtcttcaattaaagttaaaacGTTATTAAGGGGCAAGTCGAAAGAAAGTGACATATTTTTAGATTGGATTGAAAAAAGCGTCTTCAAATGCTTGAAATTAAAGTATTTAAAGGGAATAAGCTTAGGGATTTTTCTTGATAAGGAAAACCCAGAAGATctaattgaaaattatttgttcTCCTTTGGATACAGTGATAAGGAAAATGCTATATCACTAAAAATCAACAATGTTGATCAAGTTAAATTAGGCTTATTGGATGTGAGAAAAGCAATTCAACAATTAATGagaagatttattattttgaccCAATCATTGGATCCATTAccagataaaaaatatctttcaATGCGTTTATTATTCAACGATAATTGTCCAGTGGATTTTCAGCCagattttttcaaagatgCTTCCTTTGATTCAGTTGTACCAAAGATTGGAATCAgcacaaaaaataaattaaacatTGGAAAAATAGATACCTCGCAACATAAAGTGGCCTTACAGGTTTTATCAACAATTAATGAAAACGATCTcttggttaaaaaaatcgATCCCTTCGATCTTTTAAAcgattttgataataatgataataataatagtaataataataatagtaataataatgataatgacgATAATGCTGGTAGTATTAGCAATGACatagaaaacaaaagtATTGAGTATAATAACAACGGCAGtagtactaataatattgccAATTTCCATTCTAAAACTTTGGAGAGTCAAACTACAACTAAGCTACATGAGTATTTAAGACCTAACGTTTCATTAACCAATAATTTCTATTCTCAAACGCAAGCCGCATACAATACAACAGAGATAGAATGCGAATGTACTTTCCAAACACAGGAGCACAGAACTATTACCTGCAAATCATGTAAAAAAACTGTTCATGCTACATGCTATGGAAATTATTctggaaaaaatatacctGCCTGTGTGAGTTGTAtcagtaaaaataatgatagaaACATTGCTATAAATGGTGACGACAcaaaattgttgtttttactTAGAAAAACGTATagatatattttgaaaaataaaatggcCATGCCTAAATCCGTTGGAGCATTGTGTGTGGAAATCGTAGGTGACTCAAGAaatgaacaaaataatattgagttttttcttcaagCTATTAAAATCATGTTTTTAGATGGAATATTCCATATTGACGTCAAAAGAAGAGTTAACGGCGCAGGGAAAAAACTAAGAAGTTCCGATTATGTCTTGATTGATATCCCAAATATTTATGTTCCGAATTATGGTGAGTTAATTGTTGGTAAAGAATATGTTTGGAGTTTTAATAGTGTTAATACTGTTAAAAACCGCGAGATCTACAATAATATCCATATATCGAATATAAAAGAGTTGGAACAGATGCTTCAATACGTTAAGGAAAGAATAATTGTGCTAAATTCTCCAGTTTCAAAAGctgaagaaaaattaagtaGATTGGCAATTGATGGTAAGTTTCATGATGAAGACTTTACTGCCAAAAActcatcaaaaaaaagagattaTGCTGAGCACAAAAGGAGCACAGAACTTGATCCGATTGTTAGTGATACTTTAAATGGTGACGATGATTTCAGGACTCTGATGAGTGAAGGTTCTGCGCTGAATGAAAACCCtgtaataaaaagacaTAAAATAAGTTCTTCTGAAAAAACATTGGAAAGCTTATCGTAAAATCATGGGAAGTAGGACATTAACGTTGCTGATAATAATTaggagagagagagagagataataaaaaaggatcTTAATGTTAAAGGAGTAAACACAGTTGTTTCtaacaaattaaaagaagtacctttttttttttttttttttttttttttttttttttaactccttttttttccctttttttttttttttttccccattttttttctcatttttttttttccctagCTAGAACAGAAATGTGAATAGGAccaaaagaattaaaaaaaaaaaaaagaaaaattttttttatttgtttcaactttttattcatatagtcatttttataagagtaaataataacttgAAATGTTTAGCTCCTACTTCGTATATAACATAACTTCTGTATGATAAGTACGAATAAGATTAAATGCAGATGCTAAAACGTAAAATTTGGTTTAATGTACACAAAGCTTGGTTTCAAACTAAAGCGATCCAAAAGGgtcaacaacaatataCTAATAAAGTGACACCTAATGTAAACTTGGGGCAGGCGTTGCATGAAAACAGACCTTATTGGATTAAGCCTGGCGAGTTAACACCAGGGATAACTGCATtagaatattttgaaagaagAGTTAAGTTAGCATCAAAgttaccaaaaaaaagttgtttaATTTTGCCAAGTTCTCAAGTTAAATATGCTACAGGGCCAGTGTTTTACCCCTTTCAACAAAATACagatttatattatttgacAGGCTGGAATGAACCTGATTCGGTTATGATTTTAGAGAAGCCAAACGATAATTTAGATGATGTTTTATTCCACATGTTAGTGCCTCCAAAAGATGCGTTTGCGGAAAAGTGGGAAGGTTTTAGGACCGGCGTGGAAGGTATTAAGgaattttttaatgctGATGAATCCgatgatattaataacttAGTTAGTTATACatctaaaattttaaaaagaaatgaacatctttattttgatatacCTCATGAGAAGAACAATTCAACTCAATTTTTTGGTACATTTTTTGGGCAGTCACAAGAATCAAAATTTGCAATTACTATTAATGACTTATTAAAACGAGATTTTTCATCTAAAAAAATCAGAAAGGCCAAGCCTCTAATAGCTGAGcaaagaagaattaaatCACCGGCTGAACTTACAGTTATGAGAACGGCGGGTCAAATTAGCGGCAGGAGCTATAATCAAGCTTATGCTGAAAAATTCCGTAACGAACGAACATTACATTCATTTTTGGAGTATAAATTTATCAGTGGAGGCTGCGATAAGTCCGCGTATGTTCCTGTAGTGGCATCTGGTTCTAATGCTCTGTGTATTCATTACACTAAGAACAATGACGTTATGTTTGACGATGAAATGGTTTTGGTTGATGCCTCAGGTGCACTTGGAGGATATTGTTCTGATATATCAAGAAGCTGGCCCGTAAATGGTGAATTTAGTGGTCCTCAAAGGGACTTGTATGAAGCTGTGTTAAATGTTCAAAGAAAATGTATTACTCTTTGTAAGGCTAATTTGGGGTATTCTATTCAGGACATACATGATCAAAGTGTTAATTATATGGTTGAAGAGTTAAAGAATGTTGGTATTGATAATTCAAGAAGTCAAGTTACATCGCTATATAATCATTTAATTGGACATAATTTGGGCTTAGATGTACATGATGTTCCTGAATGCTCTATATATAAGCCTATTGAGCCTGGTCAAGTAATTACTATTGAACCTGGTATTTATGTTCCACAGGATGATAGATATCCGAAATGGTTTCAAAATATCGGTATCAGAATTGAAGATGATGTTGCAGTGGAAAAGGACAGTTATACTATTTTAACTGTAGAGGCTGCTAAGGAAGTAAAAGATATAGAAAATATTGCTAGAAATGGTGTTAACACGAAAATTCCACAAGATGTGGTTTCACCTCTATTTTGAAGAAAGTGTCACGATCGAATGGCTATATTAGAACaaatgtaaatatatatatatgtatatgtatgtaCTGATCATGTAagtaatagttttttttttttttttttttttttttttcttttctcttctcttcgatttaaaatttttcttcgACAAATAAATCCGCAATAATTTCTAAGAATTTTCAatccaaataaatattgtttccaagatgatagaaaaaaaaaaaagaaataaaaagaaaaaaaaaaaaaagttgaaaagattatatttttaaccattctttaaaaacttAAGGAGTGCATTCAAGAATATGAACAAATAATAGATGCtgttattttctaaaaaatcaaattacTTTTTTGCACCATTGTACTATAGGGGAAGCAATAATACACATCTTTTATACCATCCACCAGCATTTACAAGAAGTTTCCAAACAACTACTGTAGTTTACTTACCAACAggtttaaaatataaattgacatatttacaaaaaaatcagaGCTTAGTTAATAAGAGCCCCAGCGAACtgaaaaaactaaaaactgtgaaaaaaaataagttacATAAATTACACAAGACTTCCTATTCCAAGCAACAAGcttattcaaaattaacATCCAAGTATGGTATTACCAAAGAACAATTGGAAGGGATAAGATTAGGCCCAACTTCGGATTCGGATTTACAGTTGCTATTATTGAGTGATGACAAAGCTAAACATGACATCAACGgtgatttaattaaaagagaCAGAAGGTTATTATATACTATTTTGGGTGTAACTGGTGAACAGTTGAGAGATGCAAAGCTAGTGACTAAAGatgttgaaaaatttttgaaaaggcATCAAGTTGAAAAGgcgttatttttaataagatTAGCAGGACCCACTCGTGGTGTTGCTGGTATGAACAAATTaattgaatattatttaactaGTATGCAGGACGCAAAAGCTGCCATTGACCTATTTAATTGGAGGAAAAAATGGGGCATACTTCCTAACGCCCAATCATAcactattttattttctggaATTGCCGGCTTGGCTCAGCCGATTTCTGCCCatttaaccaaaaaattgatgagtattattattggctTAGTTCATAAACAGGAATTAAATACCATTCATTTGAATTCAGCAATGGATGCCCTATGCAATTGTTGTAAACCGGAGCatgtttttcatttatatgATATGAGACCCAAAGGGATcaaaaaggataaaataacttacaatattttattgaagGCATTGGgtaaaatttcaaaagatATTGATGATAGACAATTTACTTTGTTAGTTAGTGAAACAATTAAACATATTCCACCCAAGTATTTTGATTCTCAAATGGCCTATCAGCTATGTTATTGTTTTGCGgccaaaataaaaagtaaaagcaagggttcttcttcattatcCACCAATAACTCAGAACAATGTGAAAACTTATATTTGAACGAAACCTTGAGTGGATTATATAATTACTTTAAATTTGACGATATAGAGAACGACAATGAATTACAACCCAAGATATTACCTAATCTAAGAGATCATTGGGGTATCAACGAAAAATTTGAACTAAATTCACATGTTTTTGGGTTATTAATTGACATTTTAAATGAGATTGGACAATACAAAAACATGAGAAAGTCATTCGAGCTGCTACTTAGTAAGGAACAAAGTAAGGCAGCTACTGGTAAAAGAACTGGTATATTCGAAATATTAACACCTGATATCATAGAACGCTATATGGAGTATATCATAAAGGGCTATCCATCTGTGTGCAGCAACATTTTGGTTGATGTTTTTACCCGTATTGATGAAAATTCTCCATACAAAACTTCAAAACATATGCTCGTGTTGGtttataaaagttttattaaacaGGCCCAAAAGGGtgaaacatttaaaaacagGACAAATTTCGTAcatttgttgaaaaattttcaaaaatttgctaaaaaatttgaatgtGTTCCAAAAGCTGACACGGTAATGTCATGGAAGCCATGgtccttttatttttccgTCTTTCAAGAGGGTAacgttaaaaatattttgaatgaAAGCAAAATAGAGTATGACCTGATATTTGCTGAGTAtttgaaaagtttaaaCGCTGGTGAATTTTGtatgaaaaattttatttcccaaaataaatatggtAGTAAGACTGACTACAATTTAGCATCGTTGAAAATGATTGAATTAAAATGTGTTAGGTTTATTAGTGATTATATTACGAAATACTATACTTTTgctgattttgaaaataataatggaaaGATTGAAAGTGATGTGATTAGATATAGAAGATTACTGCTaaggtttaaaaaaaaattaattgagCATATTTCCTTAATAGAAGAAAGAATAGGTGCTAAAACTAAGCTTGATGATCATATTATGCCTAAAGTAGAAGCGGAAGGAAAAGCAAAACAAGACAAAGAGCAAGTATCAACGAATTTGAATGGTGCTGAAAAGACCAGTGAAGAAGAAAGGgaatctttaattttagacTATTTAAAGAAGTTGGCTAAATTGATAACAAATTATGAGACAAAAAGTAATATTACAGtcagcaataataataaataatgtaATTAATAAACCGCCATTAAATTAGTAtggaataataaaaaaaaagcgtTAAATACTGTAAATAAACCAACAAACCTATAAACAtgtattgataaaaaatagatatttGTGTTTGTGCAAATATATGAATAAGCTATAAACAaggtcttttttttttttattttttattttttatgtttctttcttttttcagatgacaaataacaaattcCTTAAAATTGGTGTCATCTTAGttgaaaaacttttttaaagtcTTTAACCAGTTAacatattctttttcttcgtTATATTCGGAGTAGGCACTAATAAAAGTAGTTAAATTTTCATCGACACCTCTGGATTCCAAATAAACTTCCAAAGATTCTTGCAATTCTTCATCTAAATTGCTAAATGGAGGGCCATGATAAACTAGTTCTCTAGAAACTTCTGCTTGGGCACTTTCATCTAAAGCAGCCTTAGCACTCTTGTATGGAGTGACACTATCGACGTAAAACGAACCTTCATGTAAATTCATCAATAACTCAAAAGAAACAGCAGTATCGTCACTCTTTTTAACGACAACCACGTTGACATTGGcaaaattttcattaaatgAATCGTTTTCGGCATTGTCTAGATCACTTGTTTCCTGTTGTTGATTTTCACCGGAATGTGGATCTAAACCAGCATTTTCGTATGGCAAGTTGGCAATTTGAGCAACATCAAAGAAGGCATGTACTGTCTCATCAGCTGATTCTTTAACAATTTCGCTTAAAGATTTGCCTGGTGTTGGAACAATAGAGAAACCTGACTTGGTTAAAAATGTGGACAATTCTTCTGGAAGGTTTGAATCAACATTTTCACTTAATTCCAAGTCAATTTCACTACTTAAAACTTGGGATACTTTTTCGGTTTGTGCATTCAAAACAGCATGATTTAAAGAGGAAAAAGGTCTGGCACTGATGGAAGCAGTAGTAATACATGGAATAGCATGTTTAGTTGCAACGGCGATACGAGAACTGTTTAAATTAATAGTTCTTAAGACAGTGGACAATTTGGAAGCACGAGCAGCAGTTAAACGTAAAGACATATTTTGAtgattttgttgatttGAACCTTGgtgtattttctttttttttaaatattgtaaaaataagTAATTGAAATGAAAGGTTTATGGATTACAAtttcaaacaaaataactttgaggcagaagaaaaagaaaaggaaaaggaaaaaaaaaatttttttctctttccacttccaaaaatttaataataaagtttataataaagtttATAACCATGAAATTGTACAAATCATAACTAAAGCTTCATTTGGAAGGTAGATTACCATCTAAAACAAGATAATATATCAGCGGGCAAGTGGCGCAGTTGGTAGCGCGCTACCCTTGCAAGGTAGAGGTCATCGGTTCGACTCCGGTCTTGTCCAATGTAAggatttaaaataatccgaaagttgatttattttttatttttttatttttttttccgtttataaatttatatagtAACTATGAGTTATATTACGTCAtttcaatttaatttttctttttctcatatttaatatattgtCGTTTTTAGTTGTGCCGTTTCTTGCCCGCtgaatggaaaaaaaaataatttgggTGTGGTTgctctttttcttattatttttaatttagtgaaaacaataatataaaaatatatagagTTTTACATATGTTGTATATAAAACTGTCGAGTTAAagcaaatatatattacttataaaagtatttttaaagaaagaaagaaaag
This window harbors:
- the HOP1 gene encoding Hop1p (similar to Saccharomyces cerevisiae YIL072W | HOP1 | HOmolog Pairing); the protein is MSTLQQTKPQTKTSITVEQSQKLLQTLLTMSFGCLAYLRGLFPDDNFVDQKFIPEKISAVYKDGTKKQMSSIKVKTLLRGKSKESDIFLDWIEKSVFKCLKLKYLKGISLGIFLDKENPEDLIENYLFSFGYSDKENAISLKINNVDQVKLGLLDVRKAIQQLMRRFIILTQSLDPLPDKKYLSMRLLFNDNCPVDFQPDFFKDASFDSVVPKIGISTKNKLNIGKIDTSQHKVALQVLSTINENDLLVKKIDPFDLLNDFDNNDNNNSNNNNSNNNDNDDNAGSISNDIENKSIEYNNNGSSTNNIANFHSKTLESQTTTKLHEYLRPNVSLTNNFYSQTQAAYNTTEIECECTFQTQEHRTITCKSCKKTVHATCYGNYSGKNIPACVSCISKNNDRNIAINGDDTKLLFLLRKTYRYILKNKMAMPKSVGALCVEIVGDSRNEQNNIEFFLQAIKIMFLDGIFHIDVKRRVNGAGKKLRSSDYVLIDIPNIYVPNYGELIVGKEYVWSFNSVNTVKNREIYNNIHISNIKELEQMLQYVKERIIVLNSPVSKAEEKLSRLAIDGKFHDEDFTAKNSSKKRDYAEHKRSTELDPIVSDTLNGDDDFRTLMSEGSALNENPVIKRHKISSSEKTLESLS
- the ICP55 gene encoding aminopeptidase (similar to Saccharomyces cerevisiae YER078C | ICP55 | Intermediate Cleaving Peptidase), producing the protein MQMLKRKIWFNVHKAWFQTKAIQKGQQQYTNKVTPNVNLGQALHENRPYWIKPGELTPGITALEYFERRVKLASKLPKKSCLILPSSQVKYATGPVFYPFQQNTDLYYLTGWNEPDSVMILEKPNDNLDDVLFHMLVPPKDAFAEKWEGFRTGVEGIKEFFNADESDDINNLVSYTSKILKRNEHLYFDIPHEKNNSTQFFGTFFGQSQESKFAITINDLLKRDFSSKKIRKAKPLIAEQRRIKSPAELTVMRTAGQISGRSYNQAYAEKFRNERTLHSFLEYKFISGGCDKSAYVPVVASGSNALCIHYTKNNDVMFDDEMVLVDASGALGGYCSDISRSWPVNGEFSGPQRDLYEAVLNVQRKCITLCKANLGYSIQDIHDQSVNYMVEELKNVGIDNSRSQVTSLYNHLIGHNLGLDVHDVPECSIYKPIEPGQVITIEPGIYVPQDDRYPKWFQNIGIRIEDDVAVEKDSYTILTVEAAKEVKDIENIARNGVNTKIPQDVVSPLF
- the MRX1 gene encoding Mrx1p (similar to Saccharomyces cerevisiae YER077C | MRX1 | Mitochondrial oRganization of gene eXpression (MIOREX)); translation: MLLFSKKSNYFFAPLYYRGSNNTHLLYHPPAFTRSFQTTTVVYLPTGLKYKLTYLQKNQSLVNKSPSELKKLKTVKKNKLHKLHKTSYSKQQAYSKLTSKYGITKEQLEGIRLGPTSDSDLQLLLLSDDKAKHDINGDLIKRDRRLLYTILGVTGEQLRDAKLVTKDVEKFLKRHQVEKALFLIRLAGPTRGVAGMNKLIEYYLTSMQDAKAAIDLFNWRKKWGILPNAQSYTILFSGIAGLAQPISAHLTKKLMSIIIGLVHKQELNTIHLNSAMDALCNCCKPEHVFHLYDMRPKGIKKDKITYNILLKALGKISKDIDDRQFTLLVSETIKHIPPKYFDSQMAYQLCYCFAAKIKSKSKGSSSLSTNNSEQCENLYLNETLSGLYNYFKFDDIENDNELQPKILPNLRDHWGINEKFELNSHVFGLLIDILNEIGQYKNMRKSFELLLSKEQSKAATGKRTGIFEILTPDIIERYMEYIIKGYPSVCSNILVDVFTRIDENSPYKTSKHMLVLVYKSFIKQAQKGETFKNRTNFVHLLKNFQKFAKKFECVPKADTVMSWKPWSFYFSVFQEGNVKNILNESKIEYDLIFAEYLKSLNAGEFCMKNFISQNKYGSKTDYNLASLKMIELKCVRFISDYITKYYTFADFENNNGKIESDVIRYRRLLLRFKKKLIEHISLIEERIGAKTKLDDHIMPKVEAEGKAKQDKEQVSTNLNGAEKTSEEERESLILDYLKKLAKLITNYETKSNITVSNNNK
- the MAM33 gene encoding Mam33p (similar to Saccharomyces cerevisiae YIL070C | MAM33 | Mitochondrial Acidic Matrix protein), encoding MSLRLTAARASKLSTVLRTINLNSSRIAVATKHAIPCITTASISARPFSSLNHAVLNAQTEKVSQVLSSEIDLELSENVDSNLPEELSTFLTKSGFSIVPTPGKSLSEIVKESADETVHAFFDVAQIANLPYENAGLDPHSGENQQQETSDLDNAENDSFNENFANVNVVVVKKSDDTAVSFELLMNLHEGSFYVDSVTPYKSAKAALDESAQAEVSRELVYHGPPFSNLDEELQESLEVYLESRGVDENLTTFISAYSEYNEEKEYVNWLKTLKKFFN